The sequence CTAGCTGGTCTGGATTTGAAATCTCACCCcttctattttttatattaggTTATTTTCTAACATTCACTTTTTTTAATGGATTTGAGGCCACATTTGAAGTTTTCGAGTCCACCGGCCGGCTagccatgagagagagagagagagagcgggggACGCGACGCGCATCGGCAGGGAGAGGCAGCCCTCTGCCCTGATCTTGGACATCGAAGCTGTTGAGTTGTGACCAGCTTCTGCCGGAGCGAAGCGGAGGCCCGTCGTTATCCTTTTAGGGTTTCACCTTCATATATACTTCTTGTAAGCCATCGTGCAACGTTGTAACCTTACCCCGATAGAGTGAAGATAtttttctctcctgctttgGGAAGATTTTCCAcattaaatctcgtgtcttctgtgattgatctattattcATTATCGTTTATTTGCCTATCGCTTCCTAACAGGAGCCGCCACACACTCCCTCGACACATCGGTAGCCAATGCTACGGATGATGCGCTCGCATAGggcacccctcgccgccgtaaTATATGTCAATGGCGTAAACCGGAGATTTTCCTTGGACAGTATTAGTTCACAAATGCACATCACATACTACAATTTTCTACACCGAAAATATGATATACAAGTACACAACTAGTGAAAATATGATAGTTATTATAATGTCTTATAACATCATAAGTGGCTTACTTAACAAGCTAAAATGACACATTCACTAATCAATATCCCTGCTCCTCTTCATGTTTTGCCAATCCTACAAACTGCAATGACACATTTACTTAACAAACTGCTCTGCCCTGATCTTGGACGTCGAAGCCGCCGCACGCGCACTCGACGCATCGGTAGCCGGCACTGCTGATGGTGCACTCGCACAGGGCGCCCCTCGCCGCCATAATATATGAATACAGTGGCGTAGCCAGGAGATTTTCCTTGGGTAGTCCTAGTTTACAAATTCACATCatatactaaaattttctaCACCTAAGATATcatatacaagaaaaaaattagtgAAAATATGAtagaaatataataataatgtcTTATAACATCGATAAGTGGCTTACTTAACAAGCTAAAATGACACATTCACTAATCAATATCCCTGCTCCTCTTCATGCTTTACCAATCCTACAAACTACAATGACACATTCACTAAACAATAATCACAATTTACAAATTGTATATTCAGTTATTCACTTATTCACAGACTCACAAATCAGAAATCTATTTTTGAAGCCATTACCTACACAGACACATAACTACTGAGCTAGTCAGCCAAAGGAAGGGGAGTAGAGGCAGTTGTTCACTACCTGCAGGGGAAGGCGCCGTTCCGTTCCGCCGGAATTGAAGCAAAGGCTGCATGGCTGCGGGCAAGCGGCCGAGGCGCCGAGCGCTgcagcgggagcgggaggcTGTGGTCGCTTGGCTGGCCGAGAGCACCAGAGCGGAGATGGCTGTGGAATGTCCTGCAGAAGGCGCCACGAGGACGGTGGGTGGTGTATCCACGGCGGCACGGCGCACGGGTGGCGGTGGTGCGACTTGAGACACGGGTGTCGCCTCGTCGGCGACTCCGCAACCGCGCATGGTACAGGCATCGGGCGAAGTTGAAGGGAGGAAGACAGGGAGTAGGGAGTAGCGTTGTAACGGCTCGTCCACCCAGGATTGCTAATCCGCGCAAACGCGCCAGGTTAGTAAATCGCGAGCGTTTCCTAGTTCGTAGCTTCTcgcactctttttttttcgtttttccgcCTTTTCGGTTTCTTTCAATtctatatttatttgtaaagaGGTGTGGGaatgattaaaaaataaaaaagaaacgaaGAAAACACGCCTAAGATCAGAGAAAAAAGTGCGAAtacgcaaaaaaagaaaaggaccgGCGGAAGGGGATAGCTGGCGTGCGCGCCAGCTAAATCGCTGGCGCGTATGCGCGCATTAGCCATCCCCTCGTCCTCCACTCTcaacgtttttcttttttttagggaggggggggagggggaggccccACCTAAATTGGATTAAAAGAAGTAAGAGAATTACAGAGGAACTGTACAAAGACGAGGCCAAAATAAAAGGGGAAAACTAAAAGCTACAAAAGAGCTAAAGAACAGGGACTAGAGAAGAGCAAGAGAAGCATTAAACAGCGATAGCCAGAGAGGGAGGAGTGCTTTAAGAGGAGGTTTAAAGCGATGTGCCCAGAGCTGAGCATCCTGAATACAACTTCTATTGAGCCGAGAAATGGAGGGGGGCTGGTTCTGAAAGACAGCTTTGTTTCGATGATTCCACAGGCGCCAGCAACAGAGAATAAAGAAGATATTACTCTGAAGAGCCAAAATGTTGTCCATCAGGGTGTTGGAGTGAAGCAAATTCATAGATGTTATAAGGGTGCTACTTGAATCATATCCCAGAAAGCTGAGGCCAAGGGACAGTTGAGGAAAAGATGATCAGTGTCTTTCGGGCAGCTCTTGCAGAGTTCACAGCTCAACGTTTTTCTTGGGGTTGGGTTGCTAATTTTAGTTTGGTCTATTGGATTTGGTTATTTGGGCCTAATTTTTTATGAGGTGTAGGGGATTTCTTGGTCAAAATTGGGGTAGTCCCGAGCCCACAAGGACTACCCCTAGCTACGTCCTTATGATGCTTCGTTAGGTCGATTGAACCTAAGCTACCGGAGTATTTCTTTTTACCCTATCTCTCCCTCTGTTATCCTCTGCGCGTCTATTTCTTTTTACCCTATCTCTCCCTCTGTTATCCTCTGCGCGCCTCCATGACACCGGCGACGTATGAGAGACGATGAAGTCGATCCTCGCACAAAAACACTAATACAGTAGCACACAACAATgtgaaaatttctgaaatttcaaacAATATTGGACCCTGTTCCGGCCCTCTCCTGTCGGTCTACACAGTAGCGCTGCACAGTGTACACGCGGTCCTGGCTCGCCTGTGCATATGCGGTCGGGAAGAAGGTATTGATCGTACGTACGTGTGCGAGACGGCGATTGCCGCTGACCCCTCTTTTTTTATGTTTAGAACTCATTGAGTAACCTCGAGTCGTCGCTGAATGTTTCTGTATGCATGTAAGCTAGCACAAGGAGCAAGTAGCAATACAGTGAGTGCACCTATATACTATGGGCCGCTTCAATTCGATCAGTGCGTAGAGGGAATTAAAACTGCCTACATATCAGGCTCGATCTCAAAATTgactttacttgtaaattacACTATTAGCGCCAGCTGTTTCATACATAGTTCGCGACGTGGAAAAGTTCAACACATCTTAAAAGTTAAAACCAATTTCGATCAGAACGAAAAACCGTAAGCTACTAATAGTACATTGTTCAGAAATCAGAGTTGACATATGAACCCTTTTTAAGTGCACGAGGAACCCTGTGAATGAAGCACATATATCAAAGCTAGCACAAACGTCAAATCATCAATAGCTTATCATGGCAGCAGCGTCCGGCAATCAGCTGACCGAGAGCCGGACGCACTTCGCCCATCCACAGCACCCGCTTCTCAAGACAcagtacggcggcggcgagcggcagccgAGCAGCCGCCACGTCTGCCGCATCTGCGGGActcgcgtcgtcgccggcgccggctacCGCTGCGACCACTGCGACTTCGACATCCACGAGGCCTGCGCCGACTTCTTCCCGGAGAAAATGATAACTCCACCTCCCAACTTCTTCGGGCATCCGTGGTCGCACAACCTCGCGCTCAGACAGGTCACGGCGGCGGATGGATCGTGGCCGTGCACCCTGTGCCGGGGGCCCTTCCAACACGGCCACCTCGCCTACCGCTGCGGCGCGCGGAGGTGCGGGTTCGCCGCGCACCCGCTGTGCACGATGCTGCCGGGAGAGATCCGCAGCCCGCTCCACCGGAAGCACGCGCTCACCCACACCGAGCTCATCCCGTCCCGGCTGACGTCCGGCCCGTGCAAACCCGCCGAGATGGCCCGGGTCTGCTCCGTCTGCCGCCGAGACTGCTCCACCGTGCGCACGCGGCACTACCGCTGCGCCTCCTGCATGTTCGTGCTCCACATCGGCGGCTGCGTTTCcggcgtcccgccgccgccggcgccggacggCGAGGATCAGGGTAGCAGTGGTCCTGACGGCGCGAGGGGTTCGTGCggcggagctgctgctgctccagccCCCGCCGTCGCGAGGTTTCTCGTCGTGGTCGCGGAGCAGCAGCTGGCGGCAGATTTCCCAGCTGCCAATGGCATGGTGGCCGTCATTAACGCCCTGCAAGCTTCGTTGAGCTCGAACGATTAATTACTGGTACAGCTAGCCAGCTGAACTTTCGTCCGAGAGCGATTTGTCAGTtacgtatacgtacgtataaCACGCGTGTGCTGTTTCAACGTGTTATCTGTAATAATATAATCGCACAAAACT is a genomic window of Oryza glaberrima chromosome 7, OglaRS2, whole genome shotgun sequence containing:
- the LOC127780715 gene encoding uncharacterized protein LOC127780715, which produces MAAASGNQLTESRTHFAHPQHPLLKTQYGGGERQPSSRHVCRICGTRVVAGAGYRCDHCDFDIHEACADFFPEKMITPPPNFFGHPWSHNLALRQVTAADGSWPCTLCRGPFQHGHLAYRCGARRCGFAAHPLCTMLPGEIRSPLHRKHALTHTELIPSRLTSGPCKPAEMARVCSVCRRDCSTVRTRHYRCASCMFVLHIGGCVSGVPPPPAPDGEDQGSSGPDGARGSCGGAAAAPAPAVARFLVVVAEQQLAADFPAANGMVAVINALQASLSSND